A single window of Solanum dulcamara chromosome 5, daSolDulc1.2, whole genome shotgun sequence DNA harbors:
- the LOC129888430 gene encoding polyphenol oxidase E, chloroplastic-like: MACNFLVTSCTTISSSSPSKIFVRAKCMDNFKVNCEIKNNSLNHDNDEEKCFPRKLDRRNVLLGLGGLYGASNFIGVANEPFALGAPVPPPDFSSCSTASLPDGSPVPFTCCPPLPKDLSNIPTYKLPNVSKVKIRPAAHNVTQEYISKYSTAIQKMKSLDKDDPLNFMQQANIHCAYCNSGYKELGFPGVPLQVHFSWLFFPFHRWYLYFFERILGSLIGDDTFALPFWNYDSQVGMQLPSLYNDVNSPLYDPNRNQNHFPPNVIDIGFTTIDLDASDQQKINNNLTMMYRQMLTNAPCPQLFFGNPIHGGEQPIRGMGTIENIPHNAVHRWVGNPNNKFRENMGTFYSAARDPIFYAHHANVDRMWTIWKTLGGKRHDFNDRDWLDSAFLFYDENRTLVKVSVQDCINNEKLGYKYENVPIPWKNFKPVPRKQKVKKNPKNVKASTEIFPSTLKKTLSFSIKRPKISRTVQDKDIEEELLVFNNMTFDENEYIRFDVFINEDEGVKAKVLDRTEYVGSFANLPHVHDGGKNKTTTTTSSTPAIMSLAITEILEDLGLEDEEEIVVVVVPQSGGKEITIGSVEINTLACAN, encoded by the exons ATGGCTTGTAATTTTCTTGTAACTTCATGTACTACCATTTCCTCATCATCACCATCGAAAATTTTCGTCCGTGCAAAATGTATGGATAACTTTAAGGTGAAttgtgaaataaaaaataatagtttgAATCATGATAATGATGAAGAAAAATGTTTTCCAAGGAAACTTGACAGGAGAAATGTCCTCCTTGGTCTAGGTGGGCTCTATGGAGCGTCTAATTTTATCGGTGTAGCCAACGAACCATTTGCCTTAGGTGCACCGGTACCACCCCCTGACTTTTCATCATGTAGCACAGCTAGTCTTCCTGATGGTTCACCAGTacccttcacttgttgtccacCACTCCCAAAAGACCTAAGTAATATCCCTACTTACAAACTTCCTAACGTGTCTAAAGTCAAAATTAGACCAGCTGCACATAATGTGACGCAAGAATACATATCTAAATATTCCACTGCCATTCAAAAAATGAAATCATTAGACAAAGATGATCCATTAAACTTCATGCAACAAGCCAATATCCATTGTGCTTATTGTAACTCTGGTTACAAAGAATTAGGGTTTCCGGGTGTACCATTACAAGTTCATTTCTCATGGCTATTTTTCCCTTTCCATCGATGGTACTTGTACTTCTTCGAAAGAATTCTTGGTTCATTAATTGGTGATGATACATTTGCTTTGCCATTTTGGAACTATGATAGTCAAGTTGGGATGCAATTGCCATCTTTGTACAATGATGTTAATTCACCATTGTACGATCCCAATCGTAACCAAAATCATTTTCCACCTAACGTCATTGACATAGGGTTTACTACCATAGACCTCGATGCATCCGATCAACAAAAAATCAACAACAATCTCACGATGATGTATCGACAAATGCTGACGAATGCTCCTTGTCCTCAGCTATTTTTTGGAAACCCTATACATGGAGGAGAACAGCCGATTCGCGGTATGGGTACTATTGAGAATATCCCACATAACGCTGTGCATCGATGGGTTGGCAATCCAAATAATAAGTTTAGGGAGAATATGGGGACTTTCTATTCAGCTGCTAGAGATCCCATTTTCTATGCTCATCATGCTAATGTTGACAGGATGTGGACCATTTGGAAAACTCTAGGAGGCAAACGACATGACTTCAATGATAG GGATTGGCTAGATAGTGCCTTCTTATTCTATGACGAAAACCGGACTCTTGTGAAAGTGAGTGTCCAAGATTGCATAAACAATGAGAAATTAGGATACAAATACGAAAATGTCCCTATTCCATGGAAGAATTTCAAGCCAGTTCCACGTAAGCAAAAAGTCAAAAAGAACCCTAAGAATGTAAAAGCATCGACAGAAATCTTCCCTTCTACATTGAAAAAAACATTGTCATTTTCCATCAAAAGGCCTAAGATATCAAGGACTGTTCAAGACAAGGACATCGAAGAGGAACTGCTGGTATTCAACAACATGACATTCGATGAAAATGAATACATAAGGTTCGATGTATTTATAAATGAGGACGAAGGTGTGAAGGCAAAGGTACTCGATAGGACTGAGTATGTTGGTAGCTTCGCCAATTTGCCTCATGTGCATGATGGAGGGAAGAACaaaactactactactactagtaGTACTCCAGCTATTATGAGTTTGGCAATTACTGAGATTTTAGAGGATTTGGGActtgaagatgaagaagagattgtggttgttgttgtgcCACAGTCTGGAGGAAAAGAGATTACTATTGGAAGTGTGGAGATTAACACTCTTGCTTGTGCAAATTGA
- the LOC129889517 gene encoding LRR receptor-like serine/threonine-protein kinase FEI 1, whose translation MGGFSLKIQDLLFLSVLLLCIFPRLMLALNLDGQALVNFKISISGSDGVLEQWRPEDSDPCGWKGVQCDPKSKRVTSLSLPNHKLSGYISPDIGKLDQLQFLALHDNNFYGAIPPALGNCTKLKSLFLQSNYLSGWIPDELGNLPELENLDLSSNSLSGNIPPSLGKLNNLGIFNVSTNFLVGQIPSDGHLDNFGNDSFLGNRNLCGKQVSQDCNTGGSSISPSPDSAQNQNKNGRLLISASATVGALLLVALMCFWGCFLYKRLGKNDVKSLAMDICAGASIVMFHGDLPYSSKDIIKKLETLNEEHIIGSGGFGTVYKLAMDDGNVFAVKRIIKMNEGFDRFFERELEILGSIKHRYLVNLRGYCNSPTSKLLIYDFLSGGSLDEVLHERSEQLDWGARLTVIMGAAKGLAYLHHDCSPRVIHRDIKSSNILLDGNFEARVSDFGLAKLLGDEESHITTIVAGTFGYLAPEYMQSGRATEKTDVYSFGVLVLEVISGKRPTDASYIEKGFNIVGWLNYLASENRRTEIVDPLCERVQTESLDSLLSVATQCVSSSPDDRPTMHRVVQILESEVMTPCPSDFYDSSSD comes from the exons ATGGGCGGCTTCTCTTTGAAAATTCAGGATCTGTTGTTTTTAAGCGTGCTGTTGCTTTGCATTTTCCCAAGACTTATGCTAGCACTCAATCTTGATG GTCAAGCGCTGGTCAATTTTAAGATCTCAATATCTGGTTCCGATGGTGTTCTTGAGCAGTGGAGACCAGAAGATTCTGACCCATGTGGCTGGAAAGGAGTACAATGTGACCCAAAATCAAAGAGAGTTACATCTTT AAGCCTCCCTAATCACAAACTGAGTGGATATATATCACCAGATATTGGGAAGCTAGACCAGTTACAGTTTCT AGCTCTTCATGACAATAATTTCTATGGGGCAATACCTCCTGCATTGGGAAATTGTACAAAGCTGAAATCTCT GTTTCTACAGAGTAATTATTTAAGCGGATGGATTCCTGATGAGTTGGGAAACCTTCCTGAGCTTGAGAATCT AGATCTTTCAAGCAACTCTCTCAGTGGAAACATTCCACCATCCCTTGGCAAGCTGAACAATCTTGGCATTTT CAACGTGTCAACAAATTTCTTGGTTGGGCAAATACCTTCAGATGGACACCTTGACAACTTTGGAAATGATTC CTTTCTTGGAAATCGTAACTTGTGTGGCAAGCAAGTCAGTCAGGACTGTAACACTGGAGGTTCTTCAATTTCCCCGTCCCCAGATTCAG CCCAAAACCAAAATAAGAATGGTCGACTACTTATAAGTGCATCTGCCACTGTGGGTGCACTGCTTTTGGTGGCATTGATGTGTTTCTGGGGCTGTTTCCTATACAAGAGACTGGGTAAAAATGATGTCAAAAGTCTTGCAATGGATATTTGTGCAG GTGCATCGATTGTGATGTTTCACGGAGATCTGCCTTACTCTTCCAAGGATATCATTAAAAAACTGGAGACTCTGAATGAAGAACATATAATTGGTTCTGGGGGATTCGGAACTGTATACAAGCTTGCAATGGATGATGGCAATGTATTTGCCGTGAAGAGAATTATCAAGATGAATGAAGGCTTCGATAGATTCTTTGAAAGGGAGCTTGAAATTCTTGGAAGCATTAAGCACCGGTATCTGGTAAATCTGCGAGGATATTGCAATTCTCCAACATCAAAGTTGTTGATATATGACTTCTTATCCGGAGGTAGCCTAGATGAAGTTCTGCATG AGAGATCTGAGCAGTTAGACTGGGGTGCACGGCTGACTGTAATCATGGGAGCTGCGAAAGGACTGGCATATTTACATCATGATTGTTCCCCTCGAGTAATACACCGTGACATAAAGTCTAGCAACATTTTGCTTGATGGAAACTTTGAGGCTCGAGTATCTGATTTTGGACTGGCCAAATTACTTGGGGATGAGGAGTCTCACATCACAACAATTGTAGCTGGCACATTTGGGTATTTAGCTCCAG aatacATGCAGAGTGGTAGGGCTACAGAAAAGACTGATGTTTATAGTTTTGGAGTTCTGGTTCTTGAAGTCATAAGTGGAAAGCGGCCGACTGATGCATCATATATTGAGAAGGGCTTCAATATTGTTGGCTGG CTGAATTATTTAGCATCTGAGAATAGACGGACAGAGATAGTTGATCCGCTTTGTGAACGAGTACAGACTGAAAGCCTTGATTCCCTGCTTTCAGTTGCCACTCAGTGTGTATCTTCAAGCCCCGACGACAGGCCCACCATGCACAGGGTTGTTCAGATTCTCGAATCTGAAGTCATGACTCCATGTCCCAGTGACTTCTACGATTCAAGCTCGGATTGA